In the genome of Brassica rapa cultivar Chiifu-401-42 unplaced genomic scaffold, CAAS_Brap_v3.01 Scaffold0991, whole genome shotgun sequence, one region contains:
- the LOC117131494 gene encoding uncharacterized protein LOC117131494: MGKESEEEAELVRKNKMLRDQMTEQMNQTMISTMADMLKASMKELREEMRQELRQATGQGHSNESRRNRPTPVRQEHAGSQETDNYYSRNRTEHNPTERSSSSSELSRGRSRREHDGRGSRKDKLSGLKLKIPPFHGKVDPDAYLEWEKKIELVFNCQHYSNAQRIKIAATEFYDYALSWWDQLVTTRRLNQENPVDSWHEMKSLMRKRFVPSHYHRDLHQKLRRLTQGTRTVEEYYQDMELLMLRASILEDREATMARFLGGLNREIQDNVEMQHYVEIEEMLHKAILVEQQLKRKGNSRSYGSSKFHHSKEEKTSYLKDSKPQQKEETKPSSIYSKDKGKAEITSSRTRDVKCFKCQGRGHYANECTNKKVMILLENGEYESEEEKFGSDHEESEEESEVEPVKGRLLVTRRLLNVQAKNGEFEQRENLFYTRCMVQGKVCSLIIDGGSCVNVASETMVKKLGLKIQKHPRPYRLQWLNEEGEMKVSTQVLVPIAIGRYEDEVLCDVLPMEASHILLGRPWQYDRRVNHDGFTNKHSFEFNGKKTVLVPLSPKEVHEDQIQLQKKKAKEIDLKPDHDKHHSLYAKQGDIKRILYSQNSIILLMFKETLLTITDHTPDHPSELVSLLQEYADVFPEDSPIGLPPVRGIEHQIDFVPGSTLPNRPAYRTNPLETKELQKQKDGSWRMCVDCRAINNITVKYRHPIPRLDDMLDELHGSCIFSKIDLKSGYHQIRMKEGDEWKTAFKTKHGLYEWLVMPFGLTNAPSTFMRLMNHILRSFIGIFVVVYFDDILVYSKCLEDHIEHLRAVLDVLRKEKLYANLKKCTFCTDNLVFLGFVVSADGVKVDQEKIKAIQEWPSPTTVGEVRSFHGLAGFYRRFVKDFSTLAAPLTEIIKKDVGFKWGEAQEAAFQLLKEKLTQSPLLILPDFSKTFEIECDASGIGIGAVLMQDKRPIAYFSEKLSGATLNYATYDKELYALVRALQTWQHYLWPKEFVIHTDHESLKYLKGQSKLSKRHARWVEFIETFPYVIKYKQGKENIVADALSRRYVLLTTLDAKLLGFEQIKEMYESDPDFQEAYKSCAKYASGHYFRHDGFLFYDNRLCVPNCSLRDLFVRESHGGSLMGHFGIAKTLKVLQDHFYWPHMKRDVERICGRCTTCKLAKSKVQPHGLYTPLPIPTHPWNDISMDFVMGLPRTRTGKDSIFVVFSPFEIVYGFNPISPLDLIPLPECERVSMDGKKKAEMVQQIHEQAKRNLEEKTKQYAKQANKGRREMIFEVGDQVWVHLRKERFPKERKSKLMPRIDGPFEVTKRINDNAYKLDLQDEPDLRSNPFQEGGDDVIMDQLCYPGDEDIQPEPEPDLTEPDIQDMISNITKSETVQEVPVPTVFKGAITRQRAKVKLADEPSLKQDELKGAEPVKEKQASSEDMWPLIPEQCHTNLMIITMEDQLA; encoded by the exons atggggaaagaatcagaagaagaagccgagctagtaaggaagaacaagatgctGAGAGATCAAATGACCGAACAAATGAATCAGACCATGATCTCTACTATGGCTGATATGCTCAAGGCTAGCATGAAGGAATtacgtgaggagatgagacaagagttgaggcaagctactggccagggacatagcaatgagtctagaagaaaccggcctactccagtacggcaagagcatgcgggttcacaagaaaccgacaactactactcgcGCAATAGAACTGAGCACAACCCAACGGAGCGCAGTAGTTCATCTTCTGAactgagcagaggaagatcaaggcgtgaacatgatggaagggggtcacgcaaagacaagctttcaggacttaagcttaagattccacccttccatggcaaggtggatccagatgcctacttggagtgggaaaagaagatcgagcttgtcttcaattgtcaacactactccaatgcccaaaggatcaagattgcagcaactgaattctatgattatgcgttgagttggtgggatcaacttgtaactactagacggcttaaccaagagaatccggttgattcatggcacgagatgaagtcactcatgcgcaaacggtttgttccaagTCACTATCACCGCGACCTACATCAAAAGCTgcgaagacttacccaaggaacacgaactgttgaagaatactatcaagacatggagttgctgatgttgagagctagtatcttggaggatagagaagccactatggcaaggtttcttggagggcttaaccgtgagatacaagacaatgtggagatgcaacactatgtggaaatagaagagatgttgcacaaagctattctagtggagcagcagctcaagaggaagggtaactcacgcagctatggatcatctaagttccaccactctaaagaagagaaaacatcctatctgaaggatagcaagcctcagcagaaagaagagactaagccgagcagcatatacagcaaagacaaaggcaaagctgaaattactagttcaagaactagagatgttaagtgcttcaaatgtcaagggcgtgggcattatgctaatgagtgcaccaacaaaaaggttatgattcttcttgagaatggagagtatgaatcagaggaagagaagtttggttctgatcatgaggagtctgaagaagaaagtgaagtagaacccgtgaaaggaagattgttggtgacaagaaggctcttgaacgtgcaagccaagaatggagagtttgagcagcgagagaatctattctacacaaggtgtatggttcagggaaaggtgtgcagtctcattattgatggaggaagttgtgtcaatgtagccagtgagactatggtgaagaaattgggtttgaaaattcagaaacacccaagaccctacagattgcagtggctcaatgaggagggcgagatgaaagtttctactcaagtactggttcctatagccattggtagatatgaagatgaagtcttgtgtgatgtgttgccaatggaagccagtcatatactccttggaagaccctggcagtatgatagacgtgtgaatcatgatggcttcaccaacaaacattcttttgaattcaacggaaagaagactgtgctggtgcctctgtctcctaaagaggttcatgaagatcaaatccagcttcagaaaaagaaagcgaaagagattgatctcaaacctgatcatgacaagcatcacagcctctatgccaaacagggagatatcaaaagaattctctactctcaaaattctattatcttgcttatgtttaaagagactcttctaaccattactgatcacacaccggatcatccgagtgaactagtttctcttttacaggagtatgcagatgtgtttccagaagatagccccattggattgcctccagtgcgtgggattgagcaccaaatagactttgtacctggttctacactgcccaaccgtccagcatacaggaccaatccacttgaaaccaaagaactgcagaaacaa aaagatgggagctggcgcatgtgtgttgattgtagagcaatcaacaacataacagtgaagtatcgccaccctattcctagattagatgatatgcttgatgaattgcatggttcttgcatcttttctaagatagacttgaaaagtggatatcatcagattaggatgaaagaaggagatgaatggaaaactgcatttaaaactaaacatggcttgtatgaatggttagttatgccatttggattaaccaatgcgcctagtacattcatgagattgatgaatcatattcttaggtctttcataggcatctttgttgttgtgtactttgatgatatcttagtttacagcaaatgcttagaagatcatatagaacatcttagggctgttttggatgttttgagaaaggaaaagctatatgccaatctaaagaagtgcactttttgcacagataacttggtctttctaggttttgttgtaagtgcagatggtgtaaaagtggatcaggaaaagatcaaagcaatacaagagtggccgagtccaactacagtgggagaagtaaggagttttcatggactggcaggtttctataggcgctttgtgaaggatttcagcactctagcagctcccctaactgagataatcaagaaggatgtaggattcaagtggggagaagctcaggaagccgcattccaactccttaaagagaagcttactcaatctcctcttctcatacttcctgatttttctaaaacatttgaaatagaatgtgatgcctcaggaattggaattggtgctgtgttgatgcaggataaaagacctattgcttatttcagcgagaaactcagtggagctactctcaactacgccacttatgacaaagaactctacgccttggtgagagctctacagacttggcagcattatctctggccaaaggagtttgtcattcacaccgaccatgaatctctcaagtatctcaaaggacaaagtaagctcagcaagagacatgctagatgggtagaattcattgaaaccttcccgtatgtgatcaaatacaaacaaggtaaggagaatatagttgctgatgcactatcccgaaggtatgtcctcttaactactcttgatgctaagttgctaggctttgagcagattaaagaaatgtatgaatctgatcctgactttcaagaagcttataaatcatgtgctaagtatgcttcaggacattattttaggcatgatggattcttattctatgacaatcgtttatgtgtgcctaattgctctttaagagatctatttgtcagggaatcccatggaggaagcttgatgggtcattttggtatagcaaaaacccttaaagttttgcaggatcacttctattggccgcatatgaaaagagatgtggagagaatctgtggaaggtgcacaacttgcaagcttgcaaagtctaaggttcaacctcacggtttgtatactcctttgcctattcctactcatccttggaatgatatatctatggactttgttatgggtttgcctagaactaggactggaaaggattctatctttgtggtt ttttctccgtttgaaattgtttatgggttcaatcccatctcacctttggatctaatacctttacctgagtgtgaaagggttagtatggatggaaaaaagaaagctgagatggttcagcagattcatgagcaagctaagcgcaatctagaagagaaaactaagcaatacgccaaacaagccaacaagggaaggcgtgagatgatctttgaagttggagatcaagtatgggttcacttgaggaaagaaaggtttccaaaagagaggaagtctaagctaatgccaaggattgatggcccttttgaagtcaccaagaggatcaatgacaatgcctacaaacttgatctgcaag atgagccagatttgaggtcaaatccttttcaagagggaggggatgatgtgatcatggaccaacta tgttatccaggtgaTGAGGACATTCAACCAGAGCCGGAACCAGACTTAACTGAACCTGATATCCAGGACATGATCAGCAACATAACCAAATCAGAGACAGTCCAAGAAGTGCCAGTACCAACCGTATTCAAGGGAGCTATCACTAGACAAAGAGCTAAG GTTAAACTGGCTGATGAACCAAGCTTGAAGCAAGATGAACTAAAGGGTGCAGAACCGGTTAAGGAGAAGCAAGCATCAAGTGAGGATATGTGGCCACTCATCCCGGAGCAATGCCACACCAACCTGATGATCATTACCATGGAAGATCAACTTGCCTAG